In Yarrowia lipolytica chromosome 1F, complete sequence, a genomic segment contains:
- a CDS encoding uncharacterized protein (Compare to YALI0F08921g, similar to uniprot|O94460 Schizosaccharomyces pombe SPAC1687.19C. Probable queuine tRNA-ribosyltransferase (EC 2.4.2.29) (tRNA-guanine transglycosylase)), whose product MIRNMTKKPLEFTLRAKCSRSKARAADMDLPHGRVKTPMFMPVATQASLKGLTPEQLEKSLGCNICLNNTYHLGLKPGQDTLDRVGGAHKFQNWNKNILTDSGGFQMVSLLKLARITEEGVEFQSPHDGSPMLLTPEHSMSLQNSIGSDIMMQLDDVVATLTEGPRMEEAMHRSIRWLDRCIKAHKNPDTQNLFAIIQGGLDADMRKFCCHEMIKRDTPGYAIGGLSGGENKEAYCEVVTTCTDILPENKPRYCMGVGYAEDLVVSVALGADLFDCVYPSRTARFGNAITRYGNLNLRNKQYADDFRPIEEGCKCPTCRPKSEGGMGITRAVVNSLASKETTGAHFLTLHNIHYQLNLMDEAREAILEDEFPEFVKKFFKDLHGDKDKYPQWAVDALRGVDIDLLD is encoded by the coding sequence atgaTCCGAAACATGACCAAAAAACCGCTGGAGTTCACGCTGCGGGCCAAGTGCTCGCGATCTAAAGCCCGGGCTGCCGACATGGACCTGCCCCACGGCCGGGTCAAGACGCCCATGTTCATGCCCGTGGCTACCCAGGCGTCTCTCAAGGGTCTGACTCCAGaacagctggagaagtccTTGGGGTGCAACATTTGTCTGAACAACACCTACCACCTCGGTCTGAAGCCAGGCCAGGACACCCTCGACCGAGTGGGAGGCGCGCACAAGTTCCAGAACTGGAACAAAAACATTTTGACCGACTCTGGAGGGTTTCAAATGGTGTCTCTGCTCAAGCTGGCCCGGATCACTGAGGAAGGAGTGGAATTCCAGAGCCCCCATGACGGCTCTCCCATGCTTCTGACGCCAGAACATTCCATGTCGCTGCAGAACTCGATCGGCTCCGACATCATGATGCAGCTTGACGACGTTGTGGCCACCCTCACTGAGGGCCCTCGTATGGAGGAGGCCATGCATCGATCTATCCGGTGGCTGGATCGATGCATCAAGGCCCACAAGAACCCGGACACTCAGAACCTGTTTGCCATCATCCAGGGCGGCTTGGACGCGGACATGCGAAAGTTTTGCTGCCACGAAATGATTAAAAGAGACACCCCAGGCTACGCCATTGGAGGGctgtctggaggagagaaCAAGGAGGCCTACTGCGAGGTGGTGACCACCTGCACAGACATTCTGCCCGAAAACAAACCCCGATACTGCATGGGAGTGGGCTACGCGGAGGACTTGGTGGTCTCTGTGGCTCTGGGAGCAGATCTGTTTGACTGTGTGTACCCGTCACGAACTGCTCGGTTTGGAAATGCCATTACTCGATACGGAAACCTCAACCTCCGAAACAAACAGTATGCCGACGATTTCCGGCCTATTGAGGAGGGCTGCAAGTGTCCCACCTGTCGTCCCAAGTCCGAGGGAGGCATGGGTATCACCAGAGCCGTTGTCAACTCTCTGGCTTCAAAGGAGACCACCGGAGCCCACTTTCTGACCCTGCATAACATCCACTACCAGCTCAATCTCATGGATGAGGCCCGGGAGGCCATCTTGGAGGACGAGTTCCCGGAGTTTGTCAAAAAGTTCTTCAAGGATCTGCATGGAGATAAGGACAAGTACCCTCAATGGGCGGTGGATGCGTTGAGGGGAGTAGATATTGATTTGTTGGACTAA